TAGCTACCTTCGGAGACGGAACCAAGATACGGTCTTCGCCATCGAACGGAGTTTCACGACCACCATTGAAGAAGAAAGTTACGTGCGCATATTTCTCGGTCTCGGCAATGTGAAGCTGTGTCTTTCCGTTCTTCGACAAATATTCGCCCAACGTATCTGCCACATTTTCTTTCGGGAACAAGATATGAACGCCTTGGAACGAAGCATCATACGGAGTCATACAGTAATACTGCAAGCCCGGAATAGTCTTCATGCCTTCTTCCGGCATATCCTGCTGGGTCAATACGATAGTCAACTCTTTCGCACGGTCGTTGCGGTAATTGAAGAAAATCACTACATCGCCTTCTTTAATCGTACCGTCGAAGTTGGCATTGTTAATCGGTTTGATGAACTCATCGGTTACGCCTTCATCGTATGATTCCTGCATCGCCTGCACCATGTCGGTAGCTTGCTTGCCCTTGCCTTCTACCAGCAAATCGTATGCTTCTTTCACACGGTTCCAACGTTTGTCGCGGTCCATGGCATAGAAACGCCCTACGATAGAAGCAATCTTTCCTGCAGACTGAGCGCAGTGCGCTTCCAATTGTTCGATAAATCCCTTACCGCTCTTCGGGTCAGTGTCACGACCGTCCATAAAGCAGTGGATGAATGTATTTTCCAAGCCGTATTCCTTAGCGATGTCACACAATTTGAACAGATGTTCCAAAGAAGAGTGTACACCGCCGTTCGAGGTCAAGCCCATGAAATGGATATTCTTGCCGTGCTCTTTCGCATACGAGAATGCCGAAACGATTTCCGGATTCTTCAAGATACTTCCGTCGGCACACGCACGGTTTATCTTCACCAAGTCCTGATAAACGATACGTCCGGCACCGATGTTCAGGTGACCTACTTCCGAGTT
The Phocaeicola salanitronis DSM 18170 genome window above contains:
- the gpmI gene encoding 2,3-bisphosphoglycerate-independent phosphoglycerate mutase, coding for MAKKALLMILDGWGCGDHQKDDVIFNTPTPYWDSLLATYPHSQLQASGENVGLPDGQMGNSEVGHLNIGAGRIVYQDLVKINRACADGSILKNPEIVSAFSYAKEHGKNIHFMGLTSNGGVHSSLEHLFKLCDIAKEYGLENTFIHCFMDGRDTDPKSGKGFIEQLEAHCAQSAGKIASIVGRFYAMDRDKRWNRVKEAYDLLVEGKGKQATDMVQAMQESYDEGVTDEFIKPINNANFDGTIKEGDVVIFFNYRNDRAKELTIVLTQQDMPEEGMKTIPGLQYYCMTPYDASFQGVHILFPKENVADTLGEYLSKNGKTQLHIAETEKYAHVTFFFNGGRETPFDGEDRILVPSPKVATYDLKPEMSAYEVKDKLVDAINTQKYDFIVVNYANGDMVGHTGIYEAIEKAVVAIDNCVRDTVEAAKANDYEVIIIADHGNADHALNEDGTPNTAHSLNPVPFVYVTSNKEAKVENGVLADVAPSILHIMGMPQPADMTGKDLIKD